Proteins from a genomic interval of bacterium YEK0313:
- a CDS encoding Antibiotic biosynthesis monooxygenase: MFVRIYWGKTYPGSWDAIERSYRGLMAIEAPGLLGRLVTRDTNDPENLFTITFWADRQSVDDWEASRAYAETFAAALKPFIVGAQSVSLCEVKLADMAGLVRVAQARAGERPD; this comes from the coding sequence ATGTTCGTCCGCATCTACTGGGGCAAGACCTATCCGGGCAGCTGGGACGCGATCGAGCGCAGCTATCGCGGCTTGATGGCGATCGAGGCGCCCGGCCTCCTCGGCCGCCTGGTGACCCGGGACACGAACGATCCGGAAAACCTCTTCACCATCACCTTCTGGGCCGACCGGCAGAGCGTCGACGATTGGGAGGCCTCGCGCGCCTATGCCGAAACCTTTGCGGCGGCGCTCAAGCCGTTCATCGTCGGCGCCCAGTCGGTGTCGCTCTGCGAGGTGAAGCTTGCCGACATGGCAGGACTGGTGCGGGTTGCGCAGGCGCGTGCGGGCGAGCGGCCGGACTGA
- the azr_3 gene encoding NADPH azoreductase yields the protein MHQAVRPLILGLGGTTRAGSSTERALALSLKAAAAHGAETVMIAGPSLMLPMYVPGEVERTPEAARLVAAFRRCHGVIVASPAYHGSLSGLVKNALDYTEDLRADERVYFDGLAVGLIVCAGGWQAGGQTLAALRGIAHALRGWPTPLAAMLNTATPVFDAAGECLDLSARFQLQEVGRQVVDFAKARIGRGIEPAVMPH from the coding sequence ATGCATCAGGCCGTTCGTCCCCTCATCCTCGGTCTCGGCGGCACCACCCGGGCGGGATCGTCCACCGAGCGTGCCCTGGCCCTGAGCCTGAAGGCGGCGGCCGCGCATGGTGCGGAGACGGTGATGATCGCCGGGCCTTCCCTCATGCTGCCCATGTATGTGCCGGGCGAGGTCGAGCGCACCCCGGAAGCGGCGCGGCTCGTCGCGGCCTTCCGGCGCTGTCACGGCGTGATCGTCGCCTCGCCTGCCTATCACGGCTCCCTGTCGGGCCTCGTCAAGAACGCGCTCGACTATACCGAGGACCTGAGGGCCGACGAGCGTGTCTATTTCGACGGCCTCGCCGTCGGGCTCATCGTCTGCGCCGGCGGCTGGCAGGCCGGCGGCCAGACGCTGGCGGCGCTGCGCGGCATCGCCCATGCCCTGCGCGGCTGGCCGACGCCGCTCGCCGCCATGCTGAACACCGCGACGCCGGTCTTCGACGCGGCCGGCGAATGTCTCGACCTCTCGGCGCGGTTCCAGCTCCAGGAGGTTGGCCGCCAGGTGGTCGATTTCGCCAAGGCGCGGATCGGCCGCGGCATCGAACCGGCGGTCATGCCGCATTAG